One window of Helicobacter winghamensis ATCC BAA-430 genomic DNA carries:
- a CDS encoding aminotransferase class I/II-fold pyridoxal phosphate-dependent enzyme has protein sequence MIAVILAAGIGNRLKKYTKDKPKCMVEVGGITIIERLLKQIVQYGKPKRIVIVTGYLENVLTNYIKNLELSSKVVIDFVYNDKYYYANNIYSLYSAKKYLNDDMVLFEADLVFDDSVVKKVFDSIFDNFALVSHNEVWMEGTVVTIDEKYRIKEIILKDDFNFKNIDLYYKTANIYKFSKDFLKEFYIPILEDYIRENKIEFYYEKALKEALKNNGILDVEIVESDLWYEIDNPNDLVIADIMFSELNERYEKLEKSYGGYWRFPKIKDYCYLVNPYFPTPKLLEELGLMLGNLAINYPSGLKIIQRLAGTMFDVDERFLLVGNGASELIKALMVVLEGKVGIVVPTFDEYVNCAKEVAFFETKSRFAYNASELIAFMSKESIKTMLLIAPDNPSGFLLPKGDLEEILNWTKKRNISVILDESFMDFAESYYTFLTNEKLALYPNLILVKSISKSYGVAGFRLGILASSNEKTLEAIQSKSAIWNINSVAEYFLQTIVKYKKEYKRSCERLIETRKDFICALRDIKQIEVFESQSNYVLCSIKNEGISVKELAIFCLENHFFIKDCSSKIGLKNGRFFRLAIKDEFLNAELICVLREFFKERY, from the coding sequence ATGATAGCAGTAATTTTAGCAGCAGGTATAGGAAATAGACTTAAAAAATACACCAAAGATAAACCAAAATGTATGGTAGAAGTTGGTGGGATTACAATTATAGAGAGATTATTAAAACAAATTGTGCAATATGGAAAACCAAAACGGATTGTCATTGTTACTGGGTATTTGGAAAATGTATTAACAAATTATATTAAAAATTTGGAGTTGTCATCAAAGGTTGTTATTGACTTTGTTTATAATGATAAATATTATTATGCAAATAATATTTATTCTTTATATAGCGCTAAAAAATATTTAAATGATGATATGGTTTTGTTTGAGGCTGATTTAGTTTTTGATGATTCTGTGGTAAAAAAAGTATTTGATTCGATATTTGATAATTTTGCATTAGTTTCACACAATGAAGTTTGGATGGAAGGAACTGTTGTAACAATTGATGAAAAATATAGGATCAAAGAAATAATTCTTAAAGATGATTTTAACTTTAAAAATATTGATTTATATTATAAGACTGCTAATATTTATAAATTTTCTAAAGACTTTTTAAAAGAGTTTTATATTCCTATTTTAGAAGATTATATTAGAGAGAATAAAATTGAATTTTATTATGAAAAAGCTCTAAAGGAAGCCTTAAAGAATAATGGCATATTGGATGTAGAGATTGTAGAAAGTGATTTATGGTATGAAATCGATAATCCAAATGATCTTGTAATTGCCGATATTATGTTTTCTGAGCTGAATGAGCGTTATGAAAAACTAGAAAAAAGTTATGGTGGATATTGGAGATTTCCAAAAATAAAAGATTATTGTTATTTGGTAAATCCTTATTTTCCAACGCCTAAACTTTTAGAAGAGCTTGGTTTAATGCTTGGTAATCTAGCAATAAATTATCCATCTGGCTTGAAAATCATTCAGAGATTAGCGGGGACGATGTTTGATGTTGATGAAAGATTTTTATTAGTTGGTAATGGGGCTAGCGAGTTAATTAAAGCATTGATGGTGGTGCTAGAGGGTAAGGTTGGTATAGTAGTTCCAACTTTTGATGAATATGTGAATTGTGCAAAAGAAGTTGCATTTTTTGAAACAAAATCTAGGTTTGCTTACAATGCATCAGAGCTTATTGCATTTATGTCTAAAGAGTCAATTAAAACAATGCTTCTTATAGCCCCTGATAATCCTAGCGGATTTCTGCTTCCCAAAGGGGATTTAGAAGAGATTTTAAATTGGACAAAGAAGCGTAATATTAGTGTTATTTTAGATGAATCTTTTATGGATTTTGCGGAATCTTATTATACATTTTTGACTAATGAAAAATTAGCCTTGTATCCAAATTTGATTCTTGTTAAGAGTATTTCAAAATCTTATGGGGTTGCAGGGTTTAGGCTTGGTATTTTAGCTAGTTCTAATGAAAAAACACTTGAAGCAATACAGAGTAAAAGTGCAATTTGGAATATCAATTCTGTTGCTGAATACTTTTTGCAAACTATAGTTAAATACAAAAAAGAGTATAAAAGATCTTGTGAGAGATTAATAGAGACAAGAAAAGATTTTATTTGTGCATTAAGAGATATAAAACAAATAGAGGTTTTTGAATCTCAAAGCAATTATGTTTTATGCTCCATAAAAAATGAAGGTATTAGTGTTAAGGAATTGGCAATTTTTTGTTTAGAAAATCATTTTTTTATCAAAGATTGTTCTAGTAAAATAGGCTTAAAAAATGGTAGATTTTTTAGGTTAGCTATCAAAGATGAATTTTTAAATGCTGAATTGATTTGTGTTTTAAGGGAATTTTTTAAGGAGAGATATTGA
- a CDS encoding formyltransferase family protein has protein sequence MNVILLTDCRIKIENIIKILLDNNFEIFGICFGQCVIAEDKQALCREYQLQILSKQELIKCSGIDVILSYGYTHYIPKKVFSSVKYCINFHPGLLPEYKGCYTLYYGMINGEKEWGMTAHFVNEKFDEGEIILIEKFALDYEKTGKEIAEHIWNEVGINAVKKIVSMIKENKIEGFSQKKTSKITCGGGGILR, from the coding sequence TTGAATGTAATTTTATTAACAGATTGTCGTATTAAAATAGAGAATATTATTAAAATTTTATTAGATAATAATTTTGAAATATTTGGTATTTGTTTTGGGCAATGTGTAATTGCAGAAGACAAACAAGCTTTATGCAGAGAATATCAATTGCAAATCTTAAGCAAACAAGAATTGATAAAATGCAGTGGAATTGATGTAATTTTATCTTATGGTTATACCCATTATATTCCAAAGAAAGTGTTTTCTTCTGTGAAGTATTGCATTAATTTTCATCCGGGTTTGTTGCCTGAGTATAAGGGTTGCTATACGCTGTATTATGGAATGATAAATGGAGAAAAAGAATGGGGTATGACAGCGCATTTTGTGAATGAAAAATTTGATGAAGGAGAGATAATTTTAATAGAAAAATTTGCCCTAGATTATGAAAAAACAGGAAAAGAAATTGCTGAGCATATTTGGAATGAAGTGGGAATTAATGCTGTTAAGAAGATTGTATCTATGATAAAAGAAAATAAAATAGAGGGATTTTCTCAAAAAAAAACTTCAAAAATAACCTGCGGGGGGGGGGGGATATTACGGTAG
- a CDS encoding 3'(2'),5'-bisphosphate nucleotidase CysQ family protein has translation MESLLYETALIALEAGDIVLKYYGLEDFDLKQDSSPLTKADLESNALIMQKLQEIAPYQVCSEEAVLEYAKRKDLEYFWLIDPLDGTKDFLAQNGGFTINIALIHKNRPILGVVFAPASCELYIALKGFGGFKYNVESLKGARESGALNLAWLEQNKIFLKGERISQDEQIIACDSVFHSTQATQDFINKYHLKVQKYGSSLKICALAEGKADVYPRFNGTSEWDIAACEIVLEESGGVVLDCVTKKPLTYNKESFRNNHFVAFAKAQVGKEIYKDIINGNF, from the coding sequence GTGGAATCTTTGCTTTATGAAACCGCTTTGATTGCGTTAGAAGCGGGGGATATTGTTTTAAAGTATTATGGTTTAGAGGATTTTGATTTAAAGCAAGATTCTTCGCCTTTAACAAAGGCAGATTTGGAATCTAATGCCTTAATTATGCAAAAATTACAAGAAATTGCGCCTTATCAAGTGTGTTCTGAAGAAGCAGTGCTAGAGTATGCAAAGCGCAAGGATTTAGAGTATTTTTGGCTCATTGATCCCCTTGATGGCACAAAGGATTTTTTAGCGCAAAATGGAGGATTTACCATTAATATTGCATTAATTCATAAAAATCGCCCCATTTTAGGCGTGGTGTTTGCCCCTGCGTCTTGCGAGCTTTATATTGCACTAAAGGGCTTTGGGGGCTTTAAGTATAATGTGGAATCGCTAAAGGGTGCAAGAGAGAGTGGCGCATTAAATTTAGCTTGGCTAGAGCAAAACAAAATTTTCTTAAAGGGTGAGAGAATCTCGCAAGATGAGCAAATTATCGCTTGTGATTCCGTGTTTCATAGCACGCAAGCCACGCAAGATTTTATCAATAAATACCATTTAAAAGTGCAAAAATATGGTTCATCACTTAAGATTTGCGCATTAGCTGAAGGAAAGGCTGATGTTTATCCGCGCTTTAATGGCACAAGTGAATGGGATATTGCAGCTTGTGAGATTGTGTTAGAAGAGAGTGGGGGGGTGGTGCTAGATTGTGTAACCAAAAAGCCTTTGACATATAATAAAGAGAGCTTTAGAAATAATCATTTTGTAGCATTTGCAAAGGCACAAGTGGGTAAAGAGATTTATAAAGATATTATAAATGGGAATTTTTAG